A single genomic interval of Gemmatimonas aurantiaca harbors:
- a CDS encoding luciferase family protein, translating to MATTDFGAVVAGIVRQWEGVEVLPHRFGGVEFRVGRREIGHVHVGNVADLLVSVRLRRDLVAAGRASAHHTLPHSGWISFRIRSEHDVPSAVELFRLNYERLCGNTVKPPVRVLGRASLLPDRSIDDMPA from the coding sequence ATGGCCACGACCGACTTCGGAGCTGTTGTTGCCGGGATTGTGCGTCAGTGGGAAGGAGTGGAGGTGCTGCCCCACCGCTTCGGCGGCGTGGAGTTCCGCGTGGGCAGACGCGAGATCGGTCACGTGCATGTCGGCAACGTGGCGGACCTGCTCGTTTCCGTGCGGCTGCGACGCGATCTCGTGGCCGCCGGTCGCGCGTCCGCGCACCACACCCTTCCCCATTCAGGCTGGATCAGCTTCCGCATCCGCAGTGAACACGACGTGCCCTCGGCGGTGGAGCTCTTTCGTCTCAACTACGAGCGTCTGTGCGGCAACACCGTGAAGCCGCCGGTCCGTGTGCTGGGCCGCGCGTCCCTGCTGCCCGATCGCAGTATCGACGATATGCCGGCGTAG
- a CDS encoding RNA ligase family protein, producing the protein MSFFRFPHTPHLTWLGPGQPRDDKVLSPMEAREFLAGDVVVEEKVDGANLGFSVDAHGVLRAQNRGSYIDLDAPQGQWKPLKRWLSMRRAALEEALRPELMLFGEWCHAVHSVRYTRLPDWFLAFDVYDRAAGVFWSVDRRDALARSLDIAVVPELARGKLRVEELTALLGASRLTDGPAEGVYVRRETDGQLTARAKVVRAEFVQAIGEHWSKRRLEVNAVEGGRDSR; encoded by the coding sequence ATGTCGTTCTTCCGTTTCCCGCACACGCCGCATCTCACCTGGCTGGGCCCCGGGCAACCGCGGGACGACAAGGTGTTGTCGCCGATGGAAGCGCGTGAGTTTCTGGCGGGCGATGTGGTGGTGGAAGAAAAAGTCGACGGCGCGAATCTGGGCTTCTCGGTGGATGCGCACGGTGTGTTGCGCGCGCAGAACCGCGGGAGCTATATCGACCTCGATGCGCCACAGGGACAGTGGAAGCCGCTCAAACGCTGGTTGTCCATGCGGCGCGCGGCGCTGGAGGAGGCGCTGAGACCAGAACTGATGTTGTTCGGGGAATGGTGTCATGCGGTGCACAGCGTGCGGTATACCCGATTGCCGGACTGGTTCCTGGCATTCGATGTGTACGATCGCGCAGCCGGTGTGTTCTGGAGCGTGGACCGGAGGGATGCGCTGGCGCGGTCATTGGACATCGCCGTGGTGCCGGAGCTCGCGCGCGGAAAGTTGCGCGTGGAGGAGCTGACGGCGCTGCTGGGCGCATCGCGGCTCACCGACGGACCAGCGGAGGGCGTGTACGTGCGTCGGGAGACCGATGGGCAACTCACGGCGCGGGCGAAGGTCGTGCGCGCGGAGTTCGTACAGGCCATCGGGGAGCACTGGTCGAAGCGGAGGTTGGAGGTGAATGCGGTGGAGGGGGGGCGGGATTCGAGATGA
- a CDS encoding DUF3696 domain-containing protein: MLTRLRIRNFKAWKDTGAVRMAPLTVLFGANSAGKSSLGHLLLALKQTASSSDRRRALHTGDDASLVDLGGFVESLHGRDPNVPLEFLLDWRLDAPMRVSNPLVDGETYVGDHLRLSSDLVAAPDGQPVVRRLEYALLDGVSEPSQVTLHVTLTQDAQGEVTLRSAPYTLETAPGRTWPLEAPEKFYRLSDRSLARYRNADFLADFALDVERQFAALSHLGPLREAPRRLYGWLGNTPEDVGVRGEYAIACLLAADAEQRVLRRAPGATAEPFAEFIAHWLEDLGVIERFDVRPTAPGRREYEVRVKTLGGLTDVALPDVGFGVSQVLPALVQAFYCAPGSTVWMEQPEIHLHPEVQAKLADVFISAVHAEENDRARNVQLVVETHSEHFLNRLQRRIAEEAIAPEDVAVYFARPGADGAQLEELVVNEYGDIVNWPHNFFGDEMGELVARTEAASPRRGKGGA, translated from the coding sequence ATGCTGACCCGGCTTCGCATCAGGAACTTCAAGGCATGGAAGGACACCGGAGCGGTGCGCATGGCGCCGCTCACGGTGCTCTTCGGCGCGAACAGCGCGGGGAAGAGCAGCCTCGGTCATCTGCTGTTGGCGCTCAAGCAGACAGCGTCGTCGTCGGATCGTCGACGGGCGCTGCACACCGGCGACGATGCCTCGCTCGTGGACCTCGGCGGTTTCGTGGAAAGCCTGCATGGACGCGATCCGAACGTGCCGCTGGAGTTTCTGCTGGACTGGCGACTCGATGCGCCGATGCGGGTGAGCAATCCGCTCGTGGATGGCGAGACGTACGTTGGCGATCATCTCCGGTTGAGCAGTGACCTGGTGGCAGCGCCGGATGGACAGCCGGTCGTGCGGCGACTCGAGTACGCGCTCCTGGATGGTGTGTCCGAGCCGTCGCAGGTCACGCTGCATGTCACGCTCACGCAGGATGCGCAGGGCGAGGTGACGCTGCGGAGCGCGCCGTACACGCTGGAGACTGCGCCGGGACGCACGTGGCCACTGGAAGCGCCGGAGAAGTTCTATCGTCTTTCCGATCGTTCGCTGGCGCGGTATCGCAACGCCGATTTTCTCGCCGACTTCGCGCTCGACGTGGAGCGGCAGTTCGCGGCGCTGAGTCATCTCGGTCCGTTGCGTGAAGCGCCGCGTCGTCTGTATGGCTGGTTGGGCAACACCCCGGAAGACGTGGGTGTGCGCGGCGAGTACGCCATCGCGTGTCTGCTGGCCGCCGATGCGGAGCAGCGCGTGTTGCGTCGTGCGCCCGGAGCGACAGCCGAGCCCTTTGCGGAATTCATTGCGCATTGGTTGGAAGACCTGGGCGTGATCGAGCGTTTCGATGTGCGCCCCACCGCACCCGGGCGGCGTGAGTATGAGGTGCGCGTGAAGACGCTGGGTGGACTCACCGACGTGGCGCTTCCCGATGTGGGATTCGGCGTGTCGCAGGTGCTGCCCGCGCTGGTGCAGGCGTTCTATTGCGCGCCCGGATCGACGGTGTGGATGGAGCAGCCCGAAATCCATCTGCACCCCGAAGTCCAGGCGAAGCTGGCCGACGTCTTCATCTCGGCCGTGCATGCAGAAGAGAACGACCGCGCGCGCAATGTGCAGCTCGTGGTCGAGACCCATTCGGAGCACTTTCTCAATCGTCTGCAGCGTCGCATTGCCGAGGAAGCCATCGCACCGGAGGACGTGGCGGTGTACTTCGCAAGACCGGGTGCGGACGGCGCGCAGCTCGAAGAACTCGTGGTGAACGAATACGGCGACATCGTGAACTGGCCGCACAACTTCTTCGGCGACGAGATGGGTGAACTCGTGGCGCGCACGGAGGCAGCGTCGCCGCGTCGTGGAAAAGGTGGCGCGTGA
- a CDS encoding serine hydrolase domain-containing protein has product MASVTLQRSGSWLVIGDTVRFTAVARDAQGATVSGAATPVFGASGDAVTVTAGGDVVGVKVGTATVTARVGTLEGTATVQVVAGSGARATELHMVDSAMINEMRRLRIPGAQIAIARAGRLLFARGYGWADTTTRRPVTLDAMFRVGSTSKPLTAVATMRLVQEGKLSLDTKVFERLTNVPSIAGRTEDPRTVQLTVRDLLAHLQGYDSTRVVDDTSWAVVNRGIVDPVQLARYGRSARFTTNPGVRHAYNNYGYILLGRLIERASGQTYEQYVKSAILAPAGVTAMHLGRSPLASRHPLEVTCYDTSPTLTGLYGTGKDCDVRPYQEYAEASGAWVASATDMARWISVVDGVSGGPADVLTASTIATMTAQQVPGPNLTFHYALGWQMVADGPGWQWQHSGGQTGGDGWVARRADGTIIVIVANLTRGQGTGGASLDAVMMPLLRTITTWPAGVPF; this is encoded by the coding sequence GTGGCCAGTGTGACATTGCAGCGCAGCGGTTCGTGGCTGGTGATCGGCGACACGGTACGGTTCACCGCGGTGGCCCGCGATGCACAGGGTGCTACCGTCAGCGGGGCGGCGACGCCGGTATTCGGCGCCAGTGGCGATGCCGTGACCGTCACGGCCGGCGGTGACGTGGTAGGCGTGAAAGTGGGTACGGCCACGGTGACGGCCCGTGTGGGCACGCTGGAAGGCACGGCCACGGTGCAGGTGGTGGCGGGAAGCGGCGCACGCGCCACCGAGCTGCACATGGTGGACAGTGCCATGATCAACGAGATGCGTCGCCTGCGCATTCCGGGCGCCCAGATCGCCATCGCGCGGGCGGGTCGATTGCTGTTTGCGCGCGGCTACGGTTGGGCGGATACGACCACGCGTCGTCCCGTGACCCTCGACGCCATGTTCCGCGTGGGGAGCACGTCCAAACCTCTCACCGCCGTCGCCACGATGCGGCTGGTGCAGGAAGGCAAGCTGAGTCTCGACACGAAGGTGTTCGAACGACTCACGAACGTGCCCTCCATCGCAGGGCGCACCGAAGACCCGCGCACCGTGCAGCTCACCGTGCGTGATCTGCTGGCGCATCTGCAGGGCTACGACTCCACGCGTGTCGTCGATGACACCTCGTGGGCCGTGGTGAATCGGGGGATCGTCGATCCGGTGCAACTCGCGCGATATGGACGCAGTGCGCGCTTCACCACCAATCCGGGTGTGCGTCACGCCTACAACAACTACGGCTACATCCTCCTCGGCCGTCTCATCGAACGGGCGAGTGGGCAGACGTATGAGCAGTATGTGAAAAGCGCCATTCTCGCGCCGGCGGGGGTGACGGCCATGCACCTGGGGCGTTCACCGCTGGCCAGCCGGCATCCGCTCGAGGTGACGTGTTACGACACGTCTCCCACGCTCACCGGTCTCTACGGCACCGGGAAGGACTGCGATGTGCGCCCGTATCAGGAGTACGCCGAGGCGTCGGGCGCGTGGGTGGCGTCGGCGACGGATATGGCGCGGTGGATCTCGGTGGTGGACGGGGTGAGTGGAGGTCCCGCCGACGTGCTCACCGCATCGACCATTGCCACCATGACCGCGCAGCAGGTGCCCGGGCCGAACCTGACCTTCCACTATGCCCTGGGGTGGCAGATGGTGGCCGACGGCCCGGGGTGGCAGTGGCAGCACAGTGGCGGGCAGACCGGCGGCGACGGATGGGTGGCGCGTCGGGCCGACGGCACGATCATCGTCATCGTCGCGAACCTCACGCGCGGGCAGGGTACGGGTGGAGCATCGCTCGACGCCGTGATGATGCCGCTGCTGCGCACCATCACCACCTGGCCGGCGGGGGTGCCTTTCTGA
- a CDS encoding glutamine synthetase III, whose translation MSTHNPSRSAAMREITHRPVRITTRPDSNGVQQPTSSWFGMNTFGLRDMRAKLPKDVYKKLAASIRLGKKLDSDIAPVVAQVIKEWALSRGVTHFTHWFQPQTGLTAEKHDAFLNFDENKLPMETFTGEQLIQSEPDASSFPSGGLRATWEARGYTAWNPASPVFISETGGVKYLCIPSVFIGYNGEALDEMTPLLRSCDVLSNAAIKLLELMGDTGVLRVNTTLGVEQEFFLIDRAHFALRPDLVMANRSLVGAPPPRGQQLEDHYFGGIPERVQACISEVEHELYKLGVPIVTRHNEVAPSQFEMAPIFEDSDIAVDHNHLVMAVLRKVALRHGLQAIVHEKPFAGINGSGKHCNWSMAITSDNSLDGTNLLKPGKTPHQNLRFLIFLAAVLKGVHKHAGLLRAGIATSGNEHRLGANEAPPAIISAFLGKGLTQVVEDIAGGKTSPTNAEQAMLKLGVAKLPEVEQDNTDRNRTSPFAFTGAKFEFRAVGGSQSIAFPVMLLQAGVAEAVIELTEALAKEIKTAKSTDDAVLKVVRKAFKETAAVRFEGNNYSDEWVVEAKQRGLLNLRRAPEALVQLTTDSAKTLFKNTGILTEVELESRYHVRLERYVKDILIELHTLQQMIDTQVLPASYAYLAQLAGAAGQGAAAGINLQPIVDTANATSKLVAAAQKKRAELAKVIAKAEAMHDDLDAQAAYLTATGCDTMAEVRETSDALELAIADEFWPLPRYREMLFPV comes from the coding sequence ATGTCGACCCACAATCCTTCGCGCAGCGCCGCCATGCGCGAAATCACGCATCGTCCGGTTCGCATCACCACGCGCCCTGATTCCAACGGCGTGCAGCAGCCCACGAGCAGCTGGTTCGGAATGAACACCTTCGGGCTGCGCGATATGCGCGCGAAGCTCCCGAAGGACGTCTACAAGAAGCTCGCGGCCTCCATCCGTCTCGGAAAAAAACTCGACTCCGATATCGCGCCGGTCGTGGCGCAGGTCATCAAGGAGTGGGCGTTGTCGCGTGGCGTCACCCATTTCACGCACTGGTTCCAGCCGCAGACGGGTCTCACCGCCGAAAAGCACGACGCGTTCCTGAATTTCGACGAGAACAAGCTGCCGATGGAGACGTTCACCGGCGAGCAGCTCATTCAGTCGGAACCCGATGCCTCGTCGTTCCCCTCGGGTGGTCTGCGGGCCACGTGGGAAGCGCGCGGCTACACGGCCTGGAATCCGGCGTCGCCCGTCTTCATCAGTGAAACCGGCGGTGTGAAGTATCTCTGCATTCCGTCGGTCTTCATCGGGTACAACGGGGAAGCGCTCGACGAGATGACACCGCTGCTGCGCAGCTGCGACGTGCTCTCGAATGCCGCCATCAAGCTCCTCGAGCTGATGGGCGACACCGGTGTGCTGCGCGTCAACACCACGCTCGGCGTCGAACAGGAATTTTTCCTCATCGACCGCGCGCACTTCGCGCTGCGCCCCGATCTGGTGATGGCCAACCGCTCGCTCGTCGGCGCACCGCCGCCGCGCGGACAGCAGCTCGAAGACCACTACTTCGGTGGCATCCCCGAGCGCGTGCAGGCCTGCATCAGCGAAGTCGAGCACGAGCTCTACAAGCTCGGCGTGCCCATCGTCACGCGGCACAACGAAGTCGCGCCGTCGCAGTTCGAGATGGCGCCCATCTTCGAAGACTCCGACATCGCCGTCGACCACAATCACCTGGTCATGGCCGTGCTGCGCAAGGTCGCGCTCCGTCATGGACTGCAGGCCATCGTGCACGAGAAGCCGTTCGCCGGCATCAACGGCTCGGGCAAGCACTGCAACTGGTCGATGGCGATCACGTCGGACAACAGCCTCGATGGCACCAACCTGCTCAAGCCGGGCAAGACGCCGCACCAGAATCTCCGCTTCCTGATCTTCCTCGCCGCCGTGCTGAAGGGCGTGCACAAGCACGCGGGTCTCTTGCGCGCGGGCATCGCCACGTCGGGCAACGAACACCGACTCGGTGCCAACGAAGCGCCGCCGGCCATCATCTCGGCGTTCCTCGGCAAGGGCCTCACGCAGGTCGTCGAAGACATCGCCGGTGGCAAGACGTCGCCGACCAACGCCGAGCAGGCCATGCTGAAGCTCGGCGTCGCGAAGCTGCCGGAAGTGGAGCAGGACAACACCGACCGCAACCGCACGTCGCCGTTCGCCTTCACGGGCGCGAAGTTCGAGTTCCGCGCCGTGGGCGGCTCGCAGAGCATCGCGTTCCCGGTGATGCTGCTGCAGGCCGGTGTGGCCGAAGCGGTCATCGAACTCACCGAGGCGCTGGCGAAGGAGATCAAGACGGCCAAGAGCACCGACGACGCGGTGCTCAAGGTCGTACGCAAGGCGTTCAAGGAAACCGCCGCGGTACGCTTCGAAGGCAACAACTACTCCGACGAGTGGGTGGTGGAAGCCAAGCAGCGCGGTCTGCTCAACCTGCGTCGGGCGCCGGAAGCGCTGGTGCAGCTCACCACCGATTCGGCCAAGACGCTTTTCAAGAACACCGGCATCCTCACCGAGGTGGAACTCGAAAGCCGCTATCACGTGCGGCTCGAGCGCTATGTGAAGGACATCCTCATCGAGTTGCACACGCTGCAGCAGATGATCGACACGCAGGTGTTGCCGGCGTCGTATGCGTATCTGGCGCAGCTTGCCGGCGCGGCCGGTCAGGGAGCGGCGGCGGGCATCAACCTGCAGCCCATCGTCGACACGGCCAACGCCACGTCGAAGCTGGTGGCGGCCGCGCAGAAGAAGCGGGCCGAACTGGCCAAGGTGATCGCCAAAGCCGAAGCCATGCACGACGATCTCGACGCCCAGGCGGCGTATCTCACCGCCACCGGCTGTGATACCATGGCCGAGGTGCGGGAGACGAGCGATGCCCTCGAACTCGCGATCGCCGACGAGTTCTGGCCGCTGCCGCGTTACCGCGAGATGCTCTTCCCGGTGTAA
- a CDS encoding very short patch repair endonuclease — translation MTTKLKTDPRRSALMKRVRRSGTAPEEATAVILRELGIRMRRNVKGLPGTPDFANKHRKLVIFVHGCFWHGHRGCKLAKLPRRNREFWEAKLAANRTRDRAKVRALTKLGFTVVSLWQCELPVVAKRKLCSKLC, via the coding sequence TTGACGACGAAACTGAAAACCGATCCGCGACGTTCCGCTCTCATGAAGAGAGTACGACGCAGCGGCACGGCGCCGGAAGAAGCGACAGCGGTCATTCTGCGGGAGCTGGGCATTCGCATGCGACGCAATGTGAAGGGATTGCCGGGGACACCCGATTTCGCGAACAAGCATCGGAAGCTCGTCATCTTCGTCCATGGTTGCTTCTGGCATGGGCATCGTGGATGCAAATTGGCAAAGCTGCCGAGGCGTAACAGGGAGTTCTGGGAGGCGAAACTTGCGGCCAATCGCACCCGAGATCGAGCAAAAGTGCGAGCGCTGACAAAACTCGGGTTTACAGTAGTTTCGCTCTGGCAATGTGAACTCCCAGTGGTGGCGAAGCGGAAACTCTGTTCGAAACTTTGCTGA
- a CDS encoding amidohydrolase: protein MTDHASTAQHFPPLSQEFLQDEIDALLPQVIGWRRHLHMHPEVAFEEVRTSQTIFDILSAIEGLSVARPTRTSVVAELRGQHTGPTIAVRSDIDALPILEENDVAYRSRTDGVMHACGHDGHTAIVLALATLLARHRQKLPGTVRFIFQHAEEVAPGGAEELVQQGVMDGVVHVIGLHLWSPMPVGRIGLISGPAMAAPDTFQCTLLGTGGHAAMPHQTVDPIAIGAQIVTALQQVVSRTVDPLDPAVLSVTQFIAGTAFNVIPGSAYLAGTVRTFDPGLRASIPAQMERIIAGITSAFGASYEFSYERGYRPVVNDPALTARLTEVVETTFGVDTLIEMRPSMGGEDFSAYQQRAPGVFAFVGARNDAEGITFPHHHPRFQIDEASLGIGLRYLTAASLDLLTKS, encoded by the coding sequence GTGACCGACCACGCTTCCACGGCCCAGCATTTCCCGCCCCTCAGCCAGGAGTTCCTGCAGGACGAGATCGACGCCCTGCTCCCGCAGGTCATCGGCTGGCGGCGTCATCTGCACATGCATCCCGAGGTGGCGTTCGAGGAGGTCCGCACGTCACAGACCATCTTCGACATCCTTTCGGCCATCGAAGGGCTCTCGGTGGCGCGTCCCACGCGCACCAGCGTGGTGGCCGAACTGCGCGGCCAGCACACCGGCCCCACCATCGCCGTCCGGTCGGACATCGACGCCCTGCCCATTCTCGAGGAGAACGACGTCGCGTACCGCTCGCGCACCGATGGGGTCATGCATGCCTGCGGCCACGACGGGCATACGGCCATCGTGCTGGCCCTCGCCACACTGCTGGCCCGTCACCGGCAGAAGCTGCCCGGTACGGTACGGTTCATCTTCCAGCACGCCGAGGAGGTCGCGCCCGGCGGTGCGGAGGAACTGGTCCAGCAGGGTGTGATGGACGGCGTGGTACACGTCATCGGCCTCCACCTCTGGTCGCCGATGCCGGTGGGACGCATCGGACTCATTTCCGGACCGGCCATGGCGGCGCCCGACACGTTCCAGTGTACCCTGCTGGGCACGGGGGGGCATGCCGCCATGCCACATCAGACGGTCGATCCGATCGCGATCGGCGCACAGATCGTGACGGCGTTGCAGCAGGTCGTTTCCCGTACCGTCGACCCGCTCGACCCGGCCGTGCTCTCGGTGACACAGTTCATCGCCGGCACGGCGTTCAACGTGATCCCCGGTTCCGCCTACCTCGCCGGCACCGTGCGCACCTTCGACCCGGGGCTCAGGGCGAGCATTCCCGCGCAGATGGAGCGCATCATTGCCGGCATCACGTCGGCGTTCGGGGCGTCGTACGAGTTCTCGTACGAACGGGGCTACCGTCCGGTGGTGAACGATCCGGCGCTCACCGCCCGTCTCACCGAGGTGGTCGAGACCACCTTCGGCGTGGACACGCTCATCGAGATGCGACCGTCCATGGGCGGCGAGGACTTTTCGGCCTACCAGCAGCGCGCGCCGGGAGTTTTTGCCTTCGTCGGCGCGCGCAACGACGCCGAAGGCATCACCTTCCCGCACCATCATCCGCGTTTCCAGATCGACGAAGCCTCATTGGGCATCGGATTGCGTTACCTCACGGCGGCCTCACTCGACCTACTCACGAAGTCGTAA
- the dcm gene encoding DNA (cytosine-5-)-methyltransferase, with the protein MSSPGTLSSIGLFAGIGGIEYGLEKAGFATRLLCEIDGSAQSVLRQRFPEAPIEADVRTLKALPRVDLLAAGFPCQDLSQAGRTAGIGGTQSGLVDEIFRLVTKPKSSPSWLLLENVSFMLRLGRGAAMEHLATRLEELGFTWAYRVVDSRAFGVPQRRQRVILLASRTEDPRPVLFGEDIGEQARDPDHASAFGFYWTEGRGGLGWAVDAVPTLKGGSTIGIASPPAIWRVTDGMVFTPDIRDAERMQGFPADWTAAVGSDRRALGKRWKLVGNAVTTSVAEWVGRALLSTVTSGRSMNGQVLARGSSWPVAAWGNAKGRQAMDVSMFPSGLVHPSLSEFLQHEGAPLSARATTGFLQRARAGSLRFRPGFLEALDAHRSYMLSSTDEQQPLLL; encoded by the coding sequence ATGTCTTCGCCAGGCACTCTTTCCTCGATCGGATTGTTCGCAGGCATCGGCGGTATCGAATACGGGCTCGAAAAAGCCGGATTCGCGACCCGACTGCTCTGCGAAATCGATGGTTCCGCGCAGTCGGTTCTTCGGCAGCGATTTCCGGAAGCGCCCATCGAAGCCGACGTACGGACACTGAAGGCTCTTCCTCGCGTGGATCTGCTGGCTGCCGGCTTTCCTTGTCAGGATTTGAGCCAGGCGGGACGAACCGCCGGTATCGGGGGAACGCAGTCAGGATTGGTGGACGAGATCTTTCGTCTGGTCACGAAGCCCAAGAGCAGCCCATCCTGGCTGCTGCTCGAAAATGTGTCATTCATGCTCCGACTTGGCCGTGGTGCTGCCATGGAACATCTGGCGACGCGGCTCGAAGAACTTGGTTTCACCTGGGCATACCGAGTCGTGGATTCGCGCGCATTCGGCGTTCCTCAGCGGCGCCAGCGGGTGATCCTGCTGGCATCCCGCACAGAAGATCCGCGGCCCGTGTTGTTCGGTGAGGATATCGGAGAGCAGGCTCGTGATCCGGACCATGCCTCGGCCTTCGGTTTTTACTGGACAGAAGGGCGTGGGGGACTTGGTTGGGCTGTCGATGCCGTGCCGACATTGAAGGGCGGCTCCACCATCGGTATCGCCTCACCGCCGGCCATCTGGCGCGTCACCGATGGGATGGTGTTCACGCCGGATATTCGAGACGCAGAACGGATGCAGGGATTCCCTGCTGATTGGACCGCTGCAGTGGGAAGCGATCGTCGGGCACTCGGCAAGCGATGGAAACTGGTGGGTAACGCCGTCACCACTTCGGTCGCGGAATGGGTTGGGCGAGCGCTGTTGTCGACTGTTACGAGCGGGCGAAGCATGAACGGGCAGGTGCTGGCTCGGGGAAGTTCTTGGCCCGTTGCTGCATGGGGTAATGCGAAGGGGCGGCAGGCCATGGACGTGTCGATGTTTCCCAGTGGTCTGGTGCACCCGTCTCTATCGGAGTTCTTGCAACACGAGGGCGCACCACTCTCTGCACGCGCGACCACAGGATTCCTGCAGCGCGCACGCGCAGGATCGCTGCGATTCCGACCTGGATTTCTCGAAGCGCTCGATGCTCACCGCAGTTACATGCTCTCGTCCACGGACGAACAGCAACCTTTGTTGCTTTGA
- a CDS encoding HDOD domain-containing protein, producing MSDFCLVRQPVFGSTGSLIGYEIRFTDAEDGRAAFSRSLLSGTFDLVRNRLPAFVMASREQLLDGAFLAAESGSTVLLIPQQMVIDEPVIEAIARFLAVGGSIALDEVGATPAPTESLLPHTSWVRVDARAGDADTLAAICARVGTPAPGAKAAPKLIAANVEELAHYEATLACGFQAFQGTFFSRPEPLPASDMPQSTVAAMRLLGMARNSDINDRQLEDVIATDPVLTFQLLRLVNSAALGGRGVSSIGQALRLIGRNAFLRWLAVAVAAARKSKTGVDQELVRQAVERGRLLEQLVGSGRDSGTLFLVGLFSLLDAVFRMPLPEILDRVVLSPEANNALLVRSGPYATALDFAESYELGLFENATLIAKDMGVDQAKINDFYTNAIVWTAEALGAALDAQQSGMRKAS from the coding sequence ATGTCCGATTTCTGCCTCGTCCGTCAGCCCGTCTTTGGATCCACCGGCTCCCTGATCGGCTACGAAATCCGGTTCACCGACGCCGAGGACGGCCGCGCGGCCTTCTCGCGGAGTCTGCTGAGCGGCACGTTCGACCTCGTGCGCAACCGGTTGCCGGCGTTCGTGATGGCGTCCCGGGAGCAGTTGCTCGACGGCGCCTTCCTGGCCGCGGAGTCGGGGTCGACGGTGCTGCTGATCCCGCAGCAGATGGTCATCGACGAACCGGTCATCGAGGCAATCGCGCGCTTTCTCGCCGTGGGCGGCTCGATCGCGCTGGACGAGGTGGGGGCCACGCCGGCACCCACCGAGTCGCTGCTGCCGCACACGAGCTGGGTCCGCGTGGACGCCCGGGCCGGTGATGCGGACACGCTGGCGGCCATCTGCGCACGGGTGGGAACGCCGGCGCCCGGAGCCAAAGCGGCGCCGAAGCTCATCGCCGCCAATGTCGAGGAGCTCGCCCACTACGAGGCCACCCTGGCCTGCGGGTTCCAGGCGTTTCAGGGGACGTTCTTCAGTCGCCCCGAACCGCTCCCGGCCTCCGACATGCCGCAGAGCACCGTCGCGGCCATGCGTCTCCTCGGCATGGCCCGCAACAGCGACATCAACGACCGGCAGCTCGAGGACGTGATCGCCACCGATCCGGTGCTCACGTTCCAGCTCCTCCGTCTGGTGAATTCCGCCGCGCTCGGTGGACGCGGGGTGAGCTCCATCGGTCAGGCGCTGCGTCTCATCGGACGCAATGCGTTCCTGCGCTGGCTGGCCGTGGCCGTGGCGGCCGCGCGCAAGAGCAAGACGGGGGTCGATCAGGAACTGGTGCGGCAGGCGGTCGAACGCGGCCGTCTGCTCGAACAGCTCGTGGGCAGTGGACGCGACAGCGGCACGCTCTTCCTCGTGGGACTGTTCTCGCTGCTCGACGCGGTGTTCCGCATGCCGCTGCCGGAGATTCTCGACCGGGTGGTGCTGAGCCCCGAAGCCAACAATGCGCTGCTCGTGCGTTCGGGCCCGTACGCCACGGCGCTCGACTTCGCCGAGAGTTACGAGCTGGGTCTCTTCGAGAACGCCACGCTCATCGCGAAGGACATGGGCGTCGATCAGGCGAAGATCAACGACTTCTACACCAACGCGATCGTCTGGACCGCCGAGGCACTCGGCGCGGCGCTGGACGCACAGCAATCGGGGATGCGCAAGGCGAGCTGA